The Helicobacteraceae bacterium genome contains the following window.
CCGAACGTTTTTTGTTTGTGCCGCCGCCGCGGAAGGATCGTGAAAAAACGATAATCGATAGCGCGCGCTTGCTACAATTTACGTTATGTCTTTGCCGCGATCGATTGTTGCTTTTGTCGCCTATTGCGCGTTTGCGTTCGCGGCGCTCGGCGAAGAGTTCGCGCCGTGCGCCGAAAAGAACCGCCTAGCATACGCGCGCGAGCGCAACCTTGTCGGCGTGGCGATCGACGCCGATCGGTTGCTTGTTCCGCTAGGATTGCTTAGCCCGAACAAATTGCCCAAAGCGTGGAGTTTGGAGCGATACGATCCCCTAAGCGGTTTGGCGATTGTCCGCGCGAAACACAATCTTATTCCGATTGTTTTTAGGAAAGCCGATCGCGTAACGGAACATAAAAATCTGCTGTTAATGAACGAAAACGAGGCGATCGCGATTCCCGTTTCGTCCGTAATACGTCAATTAGGGGCTACCCCCGCGCGCGTCGCGGCGCGATCGCAAAGCGCCTCGCTACTTACCGCGCCATGCTACGCGGTGGTGGGCGTATCGACGCTAGGCGCGATTATAGAGAGCGATTTTATAGAACGTTTTATCGCGTCCGAAGCGCCTTTTTATTGGGGCGATCTGGGCTTTAGACTGGAGGATTTTAACGTCTCAAGCGTCGATCCGTTTATCACGAACAACCCTTTTAAGAGGGGCGATCGCATAAAAGCGTTGGGCGGCGCGGTTTATGAAACGCCCGAAAAACTCGCGCGCGCGATTCTGTTTTTGCGTCCAAACGACGAAACCAACATCTCAATCGAACGCGGCGGCGAGGAGATAACTTTGTCGGCAAAAGTTTCTAAACGACTCGGCGGATTTTTGGTCGCCGACACTTTCTTGGAACGTTTCGGCTTGGTTTTCAACCGCGACTTGTTCGTCCGCTCGGTCGATAACAATAGGCTGTCCGTCCGCGCGGGTGATCGCCTTGTCTCCGTTAACGGCGAGATCGTAAAAACCTCCGCCGAAGCGCGCGGCATTTTAACGGGTCATAGCGGCGCGGTTCGCCTGCTTATGCAGCGAGGCGACTTTCAATTTTTTATCGCGATTGAAGCGCAAACGCAATGAACGAGCTATTAAAAGCGTTTGAAATTTATCTTAAAGCAAATCTGCCAAAGGCGCCTAGCTTTCACCCGTATTACGAAAAGGCGCTCGGCGAAATGTTATTGGCGGGCGGCAAGCGCTTTCGCGCCGCGCTGGTTTTGAGCGCGGCGACGGGACTCGACGAAACGAGCGCGCCTAAAGCGATGAGCGTCGCGCTCGCCGTCGAAACGTTTCATACTTATTCGCTTATCCACGACGATCTGCCCGCGATGGATAACGCCGATTTCAGACGATCCGTTCCAACGTTGCATAAGACCTACGACGAGGTTACGGCGATCTTGGTCGGCGACGCGCTTAATACGCATAGCTTTTTGTATCTGGCGAACGCGCCGCTTTCAAGCGATACAAAAGCGAAACTCGTCGCGATCTTAGCCGAAAACGGCGGCGCGAACGGAATGGTTTTAGGGCAGGCTCTCGATTGTAGTTTTGAAAACAAAAAACTGAATATGCGCGAAACGGAGTTTATCCACCGCGCGAAAACGGGAAGATTGATCGCCGCTAGTTTGCAGATGGGCGCGTATGTAGGCGGCGCGGACGACGCGCTCGCTAAAAAACTCTACGATTTCGGCATGGATTTGGGGCTTTACTTTCAGATTCGCGACGATATTATCGACGCGACGCAAGCGCCGGCGGAGGCGGGCAAACCGACCGGTAGCGACGAGCGTAAAAACGGCTACGTAACGTTGCTTGGGATCGACGAAGCGCAAAGGCGCGCTAAAAAGGAGGCGCAAAAATTGCGCGAGGCGATCGCCGCTATGTCGCCCGCGCCGCTTTCAGTCGCGCTCGACGAAACTCTCAAGAACTATTTTTCGCCTTAAAACGCTCGCGAATAAGATCATGCTCGCGAGCAGTAAAAAACAGCCGAATAGACTAAAAACGCTGTGAAGTTGCATAAAATTTAGAAACGGGTGAACGAAAAACGGCGAGCAGAACTGCCCTAAAAAGAAACTGCCCGTTAAAATCCCCGATAGCTTAGCGCGTTTTTGGGGCGCGGCAAGCTGCAAAAACCACGCGTTTGTGTTCGCCATGGCAAGCCCGTTGCCAATCCCGACCAAAATAAACGGCGCGTAAAGCTGCCACACCTCGCTCGCAAGCCCTACGACGGCTAACCCCGCGCCCTGCGACAGGCAGATAATCGCGTAGATCGCCTTTAACGATAAACGCCGCCTTAGCCTAGCGTAGCTAAGCGCGCTAAACGCCGCGAAAAACGGTCCCACGCCCATCACTATGCCAGCGTCGATCCCGCTGCCTTTCATATAGTCCATCACCACAAACGGCAACTGCGTAGGCACGATGTAAAAAATAGCCATTGTAAAGAAGGCGACGGCAAACGACGGCAAAGCGTCAAAATAGCCGCCGCGCCCAAAAATCGACGCGTTTTGCGCGCGATCTTCATGCTTTTTCGGCTCGAATAGCATAAGCGCCGTTAACGGGATAAACGCTAACGATATTAGATAAACGCCAAAAGGCGCGCGCCAGCTATAATCGGAGAGAAAGCCGCCGCCGGTTAAAAAAAACACGCCGC
Protein-coding sequences here:
- a CDS encoding MFS transporter, producing the protein MQNPHLLRVKLVLWLIAALTMLSGALISASLPGISAHFVPSGENEILSRLILTLPALTIAIVAPLAGWAIHHFGRVKPIYFSLVLYAFSGCSGLFAESIAALLIGRVGLGAATAVLMTAGTTLIGDYYEDEQERDRFFSVQGAFVTFGGVFFLTGGGFLSDYSWRAPFGVYLISLAFIPLTALMLFEPKKHEDRAQNASIFGRGGYFDALPSFAVAFFTMAIFYIVPTQLPFVVMDYMKGSGIDAGIVMGVGPFFAAFSALSYARLRRRLSLKAIYAIICLSQGAGLAVVGLASEVWQLYAPFILVGIGNGLAMANTNAWFLQLAAPQKRAKLSGILTGSFFLGQFCSPFFVHPFLNFMQLHSVFSLFGCFLLLASMILFASVLRRKIVLESFVERD
- a CDS encoding PDZ domain-containing protein, with protein sequence MSLPRSIVAFVAYCAFAFAALGEEFAPCAEKNRLAYARERNLVGVAIDADRLLVPLGLLSPNKLPKAWSLERYDPLSGLAIVRAKHNLIPIVFRKADRVTEHKNLLLMNENEAIAIPVSSVIRQLGATPARVAARSQSASLLTAPCYAVVGVSTLGAIIESDFIERFIASEAPFYWGDLGFRLEDFNVSSVDPFITNNPFKRGDRIKALGGAVYETPEKLARAILFLRPNDETNISIERGGEEITLSAKVSKRLGGFLVADTFLERFGLVFNRDLFVRSVDNNRLSVRAGDRLVSVNGEIVKTSAEARGILTGHSGAVRLLMQRGDFQFFIAIEAQTQ
- a CDS encoding polyprenyl synthetase family protein, which encodes MNELLKAFEIYLKANLPKAPSFHPYYEKALGEMLLAGGKRFRAALVLSAATGLDETSAPKAMSVALAVETFHTYSLIHDDLPAMDNADFRRSVPTLHKTYDEVTAILVGDALNTHSFLYLANAPLSSDTKAKLVAILAENGGANGMVLGQALDCSFENKKLNMRETEFIHRAKTGRLIAASLQMGAYVGGADDALAKKLYDFGMDLGLYFQIRDDIIDATQAPAEAGKPTGSDERKNGYVTLLGIDEAQRRAKKEAQKLREAIAAMSPAPLSVALDETLKNYFSP